A part of Larimichthys crocea isolate SSNF chromosome VII, L_crocea_2.0, whole genome shotgun sequence genomic DNA contains:
- the p2ry1 gene encoding P2Y purinoceptor 1, translated as MTTDLNLTSLLNVTDLHNQTRGCSLTKTGFQFYYLPTVYIMVFITGLVGNSLAIWMFVCHMRPWSSISVYMFNLALADFCYVLSLPFLIFYYFNKTDWIFGDLLCRLQRFIFHVNLYGSILFLTCISVHRYTGVVHPLKSLGRLKKKNAVITSALVWVVVVISMSPILYYSRTGLKRNATTCYDTTTVDELQGYFIYSMTLTVFGFCIPFIIIFCCYGMIVKALIYNDMNNVPLRQKSIHLVIIVLAVFAVSYLPFHVMKNLNMRARLYFQSPDMCDFNNRVYATYQVTRGLASLNSCVDPILYFLAGDTFRRKLSRATKKPSKKGENCLQSKSEETALNSLAEYVENGDRRL; from the coding sequence CTGCCCACTGTGTACATCATGGTGTTCATCACGGGGCTGGTGGGAAACAGCCTGGCCATTTGGATGTTTGTGTGCCACATGAGACCCTGGAGCAGCATCTCTGTCTACATGTTCAATCTGGCTCTGGCTGACTTTTGCTACGTCCTCTCGCTGCCCTTCCTCATCTTCTATTACTTTAACAAAACAGACTGGATATTCGGGGACTTGCTGTGCCGGCTGCAACGATTTATATTCCACGTCAATCTTTACGGGAGTATTCTGTTTCTGACGTGCATCAGTGTTCACAGATACACCGGGGTTGTGCACCCGCTCAAGTCTCTGGGCcggctgaagaagaaaaacgcAGTTATTACCAGTGCGTTGGTGTGGGTGGTGGTTGTTATAAGTATGTCCCCCATCCTTTATTATTCCAGGACGGGCTTGAAGCGTAATGCAACCACTTGTTATGACACCACCACTGTGGATGAGTTACAAGGTTACTTTATCTACAGCATGACTTTGACTGTGTTTGGCTTCTGCATCCcctttattatcatattttgttGCTATGGCATGATCGTCAAGGCGTTGATCTACAATGACATGAACAACGTGCCCCTGCGACAGAAATCCATCCACCTGGTCATCATTGTGCTTGCGGTCTTCGCCGTCTCCTACCTGCCTTTCCATGTGATGAAGAACCTCAACATGAGGGCCAGGCTGTACTTCCAGAGCCCTGACATGTGTGATTTTAATAACCGCGTCTACGCCACCTACCAGGTGACACGGGGGTTGGCCAGCCTCAACAGCTGCGTGGATCCTATTCTTTACTTCCTGGCTGGAGATACCTTCAGGAGGAAGCTGTCACGGGCCACTAAAAAACCCTCCAAGAAGGGAGAGAATTGCCTCCAGTCCAAGAGCGAGGAGACGGCCCTCAACAGTCTGGCTGAATATGTGGAGAATGGGGACCGGAGGCTGTGA